In Scophthalmus maximus strain ysfricsl-2021 chromosome 13, ASM2237912v1, whole genome shotgun sequence, the genomic window AGTCCAAGCATAAAACTTttacactgaaaatgttttgagcATATCGCTAAGTAACGAGTCTACAAAAATACTTCAACTCTCCCAAAAGACACTTTTGATGTCACTGCAGGAAAAACACGGGTGCATAACACGACTTGTACAATGACATTATATTAGGATTATCACGGGTGCTACACGAGTGCTTATCAAAAAGCTCTGTAAAATGCCTTTTCTGATAAACAACATCACACTCTGCTGTAGCAGCATCCACAGCTGCTGTTTCTGGTCAATCTCCAAAGCCCGACTGACCGTGAAGTGTCGAGTTCGCGGTTGCGAAGCATTAACAGGTCAATCGATGTTTAGCGAAGGATCATCGGAGGACCAGATACCACTGCACACGAAGAGAGACGTACACTCACAGCCTGTCACAGATccaccacagagacacagatatATTTATGGTCTCAGGTGTATGTGGTTTCTTATACCTCTGACAATAGGTAAGAAGACAGATAAATCAAATTTGCAACTGGACACACACATTGCAAAcatgtggttgttgtttgtttgagggttaacactcaatgaaaaaacacagtgtgcTTCAATTATACTAGATGGTAATTTAACAGCCTCACTcaacccaccacacacacacacacacacacacacacacacacacacacacacacacgtgtctcaTTCCTTCACTTGGAGAGCACTCTCCTAGGTGGTCGCCATAGTAATCCCTAAGCCAATAACAGCCCTAAACCCTTCCTCCCTTAAGTCAAGGATGCCGCGGGGTTGAAAATTGCCCCAATCAAATTTACTCTCCAGGATAACGGTTTTCATCGCTACCCTCCACATCACACTCAGACCCCCAGCCTCCATTGCGTTTCCCCCATCCTCCACTCCTCTCGGGAGAAGACAGCATTATAAATCAATTTACAAGCTGCGCAAGACATCCGGCATGGGATGGAAATGAACAATGGCAGATGAAGGAtattggaaaacacattttcttgcCGCCACCGTGTGTGGGGAGTAGAGGCGGCGGCAGCATCTCGCGTGCAGCTGGTGCAGGAAACCTAatagcatattttttttgcatgtgagTGTGGGTGATGAATTAGAGAAGGCAGGGATGAGCAGGAAGAAACAGAATCGGTGTGGGATTGCGTGGGATCCTGAATAATAAACGGTGGATCATCAAGTCATAGCGGTGGTTTGAGGGCAACTCTACTGTTGAAGGACAGAAGGACTCAGGTTTCTGATGAACCATCAGTCAAATATACCTCAGCTGTCATGAGTGAAAGAGGGAATGTGAGCATGCTGTGATGTTGCGTCTTTGGATAATTTGAGCAGATTGATTTTGAGATTATTGCCTCTTTCAACCGCTAGAGATTCAAAAGCTGAATGAATTCATCAGTGAGGTCAGAGTGTTGGGTTTCAGCCACGTGTCTGTCTCACAGGGTCACGCCTGTGAGCACCAGGACAAGCTGCTAACTTTCCAAcatgaatctgtttttgttgatcTGCTTTGCCTCTgtaatgattgtttttcataCTGCATTCATGCACTTCCGTCGGAATCGGAAAAACCCCTGTAATTCAGCGTTGGAAGTGCTCTGAGGGTCTTCGTTCTATTCCTAAAGTTGTAATCACATCCGATAACCAGCTTGTGATGAAACAAGCTGAATGGTTTGAATTACTGTTAATATGAATAATGTTGCTGCCATCAGTTTGTTTACACGTGTGTAGTTTTCGTAACGGACGGGGCATGTTTTCACCCTCAGAAATTCCAGATATCGCAGATTTGGAATTATAGTCCGAGGCTGACGTAAACAGTTTTTCCCAAAGGTTTGGACAAAGTGATTTAAATACACTATTATCAAGCTGTATCAGATATTGTGTGACAATTGGCCAATTGTTTTATTAAGTTGTTGAATCCAGAAACAATAACTGATGATGACCACCGAAACCAAAAGTAATTTCAGATTATTAAGCCACAACTGAGCAGAACCATAAGTGATcactttcacatttaaatgcagtgcaaaaaacagaaatgtgaccCCGGCAGCAGTTATTACCAGTGTTATCCCGATGCGTATGAGCTCCACGTCTCCTCCCACGCACCTCCTCTCCAAACTGTCAACTCCGAGACGGACTCCTCCCTGAGGCTAATCGTGATGGTGTTGTATTTTTACCCTGCCAATTAAAGAGAGCACGGCAGAGATGAGATGTTTAATGTTGTGCATGCTGTGAATGTTAGCTCTGGGGAGACAATGGACAAGGGGTTGAGATGGACCGGGGGCCATGAAAACGCTGTTGGATGTGGGATGTTAGGTGGGAGGACGTCATTAACGACACTATAGGAGTTATTCCAAAGATGCGAGAGCGTCCCCTTACTGTTGAGTCattatggagacagacaggacagtGGCAGAGCAGCCAGAGACGAGGGAAGGAGAGTGAAAGACGAGCCTCCTCAGCTTCAGCTGTCTCAGTTAAATGTCACACTGAagctgtaaaaaacaacaagaacgtACGTCCTGGGATTAATTCATGCTGAGAGAGGGGGATTTGTGCAAGTTACGAGCGCCTGAATAATTATTGTTATGagcttgaatatttttttaagacttAAAATgcgttaaaaaaacataaatcagttAAATATTGATCATCAGAAACCATATTTCTTGAGAAAACTGAATGTTGAAGTTGAATTGAACTGTTGAAAACCGAGTCAGTTTTCATCTTTGGTCGCCAATGAGATTATCTTTGAGCTGACATCTACAGATCCAAACATTTGAGTCAAGGAAAACtatcaaaaagtcaaaatgaccAGCAATAACTACCACCTGTTAGATCAAGAGTGTGAACTGATTCCTATATGGTAGAGTTTTTAAATACCTGAGGTATTTAAAGGTGCAATAAAATCACTTGATTTTCTCTCCATTAATAAATTTGCACCCTTTGGTGTTATCAGCAACGTAGACattgtttcattattaaatcattttctttttacctgtCTGATTTAGTTTTAAATAACCACTTCCACTGTTTTGACTGGCATTGTATATGACCgtctgtgttttcctgctgtttaTGAATGGTTTGATTTTGACAGTTCTTGTTATGCTGAAAGCCACATTTCCCACCCGAGAGACACATCAGGAAACAAGAGATCTCATCCTGTCTGACTGTCCTTCTGTTTTCTCAGCAACTGCTGCCTGACCAAAGCTAGATTgggatgttttatgtttatgcGAGGAGTTGACATTTTGTCCCTCACCGGCCTTGAGATGGTCTCCAAGGAGATAATAATAATCGGGACATGACCTTGAGTGACCTAGACTTTATATGCCCCCTCCTATTTGGTTTAATCCTGTGTCCTTATGTATATGCTGTATATCATGAGTTTTTCTTACTTTACAACATCAATGATTCAAACAAAcgatttaaaatgatttgtctgaccatttttaataaacttgAATAAAGCGATCCCCAAATAATCAGAAAACAATTTGGTATTTGTCGTGAGACAATTGTCAACACTAATTGGCACACAAATGTAGCTGTCACCCAGCGCAGCATCATTACCATTTCCAGTGGACGTGCAACATAAATGGTTGGTAATTCAACATAATTGGCACAAAGTAAATATCAATAACGACGTGAGAAAAAGACGCTGTGgaacttttcttttaatcaaagtATTTCACACCCATTAACAGAGAAACCACGGAACTGCTGTCGGTGGCTGCAGCATCACAGAATAATAGGATCGACCAGAAACACAAGACCGGCAACAGCACACAGAAATAAGCCCCCACTGTTTATACATGTCTGGAGACGAAGGTAAGATTTCAATGTCAAGTAACGGACCGGCACTTTGCAGCTTCGTCCTTCAGAGAAATCCTGTCAAGACAGGAAGACTTGAGAGACACTTCAGAGTATATACAgcatatttgaaaaatacaacatcaaTCTTACCAGtactctctcttctctctctctcacacacacacaaacattaacactttACTCAATACCCATTTGAAATGTCTTCATTCAAGCTCGGCCAGACTGCAGCCAATAAAACAGCTACTGAGTGCAGGGATGTAACGACCACAGGCTGGACTCGGGGGAAATTAATCCTGGTAATTCATCTGTCGATCAAATAAAGGTTAGCATTTAAAATAACCatcctttatttgttttaagcCTCACAAGTCTGGACAACTGGCATTTCGTCTAGCACCCCcaacaagtcaaaatgtctacTTGTCAAACTCAAACTGTGTGTTTAGCCGACAAACATgacttctcatctaactctcgtATGTCTCCAAAAACTGATTGTCTCTTTTGAAAAACAGAGGTCATTTGTGATAGCAGTTTGTTGTGACCAATAGCTACATTTTATAGCTGGGCAACTGGTGGCCGTAGTAAATTTCACAGGAGCGAAGTCGGGTAACCTAGTTTACAGATGGACATGGTCTGCGTCAGGAGTGATTGGTCATTCAGTTTGGATGACTTGTTGGACTTGGCCTAAGTAGCTCAACTTGTATGACTTTTGATTTGATCAGAATTTATCACATCTGAACATTGTCCAGTTTGTGTCTGCTAGAGCGAAGCCTCCTGCTCAGCTCAAAATCGACCACAAGAGGAGTAGAAAGCAGACTACACAAATCAATTCAACAAATCCCCTGTTCAAAGGAGCAAAGAGGGAAGCATCTCTGTGcaggtgtgaaatgtgaagttgaaattgtgttgtgttttttctacctttttttATGGAACCAGTCAGAGcacagaggaggaacaagacTCTGCCTGCTTATCACACATTTATGTGAGTTTCAAGCTGTCAGACGGATTCTCCAAAAACTCTGGAAACTGGCGACAAAGACAGAAAGTCTccgaatttttaaaaaggcagaaacATGGATCAATGGGCTGAGCTCCTTTCAAGTTACAATTACCTTTTTTTGGGGAACATTTCTTTCAGCTATGAgagatatttaaatgtggccttttttttctccccaatcTGGAGAATGATCATTTGTGCAGGTAGACTGATGAGAGCACGCAGCCCTCCCAGGCAGAAAGCGATCAGATAACTTCTTATTTCTGCCCTGTGTTTCAATTACTTTAAATGAGAAGCTGCGTGAAAACAGTCAAAGCAATTAGTCGTAAGAGCAAAACCCAGACATTACCAATATTCTTttccaatatttatttataatcagAGCACAAGGCGACCCACCACTGAAAATAGTTCTGACACTACTGAAGTCATACttgaagacccccccccccccccccccccccacccacacacacacacacacacacacacacacacacacacacacacacacacaaaaaggtttTGTAACAACAGGGGCGAGTACGAATCAGGTTTATgtagaaaatacaataattctACAAGCAGGCACTGTATGTTTGCACGCGAGTAGTCAACATCGTGGGATTACAACAGATCACTGACCTTCACAAAAAGCCCACCAGCGGAGTCACTGTATATAATAGTCTATGGAGCATATCGACAGCAGTGCTACACGTGTGCTACACAACACCAGGTGACAGTGATCCTCCCAGAATCCAACCGAAGCTTTGGAACAGCGTGTAAAGAAACCTCTGCTGTTCGCATCGCTCTGATGTCTCTGATTTCTGAGAGCCGAGTCTCGACTGTGAGGTGCCTGCAGGCATAAACACAACACGAGTTTGTACTGATTCCTCAGGAGGACGGACGGCAGCGCTGTTCACTTCAGAATGCATAATATTGTTTTCATgtcaccttgtttttttgtattttttttggtatttcttTCTTGATATTTCAGCTCGGCCCCCCCGGGCTTCATCAGAGTTGAAACAGATATAATTAAAATGCCTCTCATCAGCACTTCTCACTCGCTATAGTGCATAATTGGCACTTCACTGACAACAGTAGAAACTACAACAAGCGTAGTTATATTTAGTACAAATCCATCACTATGTTTACAGTCGTTTCAAACCATTTTAACAAAATACTACATAGAAAATTCACAACTTTGGACAAAATGTCATGctgattaaaacacacactaCCTCTgtatcactcactcactcgcactctctcacacacacacacatacacacacacacacacacacactaaggcTTCAGGGTTTCAATAAACTTTGAGCACGTCATGCAAACATTGACATAGTCATGCCATGCATCTGGCAGTGCTCTATTCTTCtcttatttattacatttacatgcacacaagtACTGTATTTGTCCACTGCCAACACTGTGACTAAGGCAAGGCCTGATTGCATAAATTGTTAAAAATTCTGTTTACATTAATGTtacatgaaatatgtatttgacTTGATTACACTGTCAGTGAAAGGTAAAAGTGTGAGTTTTAATCACGGCCACACTGGTAATTCTGTTAAAAGTGAACTAAAATGTTGGCGAGAAGAATTTTCTCGTGTTCAATTGAAGCATAGTTGCCGGACATTTTTAGAGATCAATGAAGAATATTGTGCTTCAGATGGACTTCGGTGAAGCAGAGTGGAAAGAAATTTGAAATGCCCCAAAGATCTTTTGGTGTGGCTTTGTGACCGACTGCAAAATTGAAACATCCAGTATTCTGGTTCAAAATTAATTTGATCGATGACATTTGatataaacatacaaacatctttcctcctcccttcacatTCATCAACTCAGTGAGTCGGGATTCATGTAGTCACTACATGAAGTTAAGACATAACTGGCGGCTGTTAAAGACGAGACCTTGTGCCCCAACCTGCACGAAATCGCATCTTTAGTCAGTTCTGTCTATTATTGAGTTCCCTCAGTCACGAGGAGGCAAATAATTCCAACGCAATTGTGAGACTTCaacaaaattagtttttcaaaaaaacataacttttttCTTGATGATGAGAAAACTCCTCAGGGCATCTTTAGTCTACAGACAAAACTCTTCAACAGCACATGAACATCATCTGACTTTGCTTTCTCTGATTAAGAGCATAAGTACAGTAACtaataatgaaaagcatcggacGGACGATGCAAACCCTACACACACTGCATACGCCCCAATCAGGCTATgccagttttttaaaattttactgtaataatgcaatttcataatgacatcatcattatGTCATTTATACCATATGATGGCAAACAATTGGTCAATATAATTAAGCTGTAGATCTTTCTCTTATTCATATTGGTTGCAAATGTGAATGCCTAAATACACTAAATGACAGCATTTTCGGACTTCATTGGGACTTCATCATCATGGTCACGTgtcatatgatatcatatgacGGGCAATCGTCTTCTGATCAATAAAAGCTTCAGTCCGTCTCTCTAGCCTTGTTATTTGTCTTGGACCATAttttgttgacctttgaccgatcaACCTAAAAAGTAAATCATCTGAAGATATCCTCCCAAGTAATagtcccaccaagtttggtgaaaatccgtccatgcattgttgagttattttgtccacacaaacacaaacacactcaagggtgaaaacaataccctgcttgTGCGACGCACAGGGTAATAATCATATGAAGCTTCCATTATCAATTGGAttataattctatttttttccatgtgcatgcgtgcatgtgatTATCGTGACtgctctgtgccccccccccccgtaggAGGTGGGCCATGGTAACCGGGATCAAAGGGTCATTTGCACATCAGGATGTAGTGCCACTTCAAAGCTCACGCCGATTCACAAAGGCATCTTTGTGCTAAGCACACAGGGGCAGCTAAAGTCCATCCCCATCCCgtgctgctgttgatttatGTCACATTACAATAATAAAACCATGGTGCATGCAGGACAAACACCGTACATGCAAGGACATGGAGACCGGCTGATGCACAGGTGTTGTCCAAACCTTTGAACCAGACCTGGCTGAGGAAGTTGGCTGGGGGACGTgtccggggggaaaaaaagctttcatCTGTCCAATTCATCTGTTGATGTGAGGCTCAGCTTGGTTTAATGAGCCTTCATTATTGGAAGAAGGAACCGGGCAAACCCCAACCAAGATAAATCCTTCATTAGGTCATGAATAtcaaaagatttgttttcttgggcttggtggggttttttttttggtttttttaacagaGCCTCTCTTCTAGGAATCTATAcctcattttgaaatatttaatttgacacCCTTTGTGTTCGCTCCCAATAAAAAGAGCAGAAACCAGTGCTGACATCTAATTTAAGTTTCACTCagtttcctttgtttcctcctgcttTGACCTCCGGCTGCTGCGGCTTTACAGCCCTGACAGCAGCTTTGTTAGCGGAACCTCTCGCTCGCCCAGCAGCgtgtccctcttcaggctggTGCCTTTGTTCACCACCTTGAACTTCACCGACAGGCTCTTCGCCTGAACCGGGCTTATTGAGTCGAAGAAGAAGTCCTCGTTGAAGACCGGGTTGCGGCTGTTTTTGATGATGTTGCTCCTTTGCTTCTGCAGTTTGCCCGGGTTCAGGTAGACGGCCACGCAGCAGTTGATGCTCTTGATGTCAAAGTGCCTGTCGTAGAGACTCTCCGTTGCCAGGATGCGGATCAACAGGCGGGAGGTGCTGGAGTCGTAGTTGGCGCTGATCTTCACCGCGCCGCCTTTGTGCAGGTTAACGGTGTGCTCTTGATGGAGGCCGTGGTCGGACGCCCCGGCACCTCCGTGGAAGGTGGGGGCGTGGAGCCGCCGCTGGATGTTCGGGCTGGGCTCGGCCGAGCTGCACTCGTCCGTGGAGAGGGAGCTGTGGCGGGCGAGCGTCCGCTTCGCTTTCACGACTTTGGCCTGCGTCTCATGGGTGAAGATCTTGAGCAGAGATGCGGAgcgggagagcagaggagagctgAAGGGAGAGGACTCCGCCGAGGAGCAGGTGTCACTCTCCCCGCCGCTGAAGTAACGATACGGATTCATGTGCGAGGTGTTGCAGTCGGCTGGATTCAGGTGGTTGCCTGCCTCGCTGCTCTTCCCTGGGGCCTTCCTCTGGGTGTTGGGGGATGTGATGGGACTGGTAAGTTCACAGTGGAACAGCGACTCTTTTCGGCGGGTGTGGGGGCTTTCCTTCAAGGTTGCAAAGCCATAAGATGTATGAGTCTTGGGAACATAAGGCAGGGACATAGCTGTCTGAGACTGGGGGTCTGCGTTGGTGTCTCCAG contains:
- the LOC118318740 gene encoding C2 calcium-dependent domain-containing protein 4C; translated protein: MWVLDKIRGSVETSVLRQGENGDKKGMAPAYSNVLTPDKIPDFFIPPKLISCSPEPEAPRLRPKEGLQPSTSEHTIGSGRKISSPRSPRLVAKIAGDTKNLLRAANRHIIQIESADEVVAGDTNADPQSQTAMSLPYVPKTHTSYGFATLKESPHTRRKESLFHCELTSPITSPNTQRKAPGKSSEAGNHLNPADCNTSHMNPYRYFSGGESDTCSSAESSPFSSPLLSRSASLLKIFTHETQAKVVKAKRTLARHSSLSTDECSSAEPSPNIQRRLHAPTFHGGAGASDHGLHQEHTVNLHKGGAVKISANYDSSTSRLLIRILATESLYDRHFDIKSINCCVAVYLNPGKLQKQRSNIIKNSRNPVFNEDFFFDSISPVQAKSLSVKFKVVNKGTSLKRDTLLGEREVPLTKLLSGL